Proteins encoded by one window of Petrotoga mexicana DSM 14811:
- the uxaC gene encoding glucuronate isomerase, whose product MSFLDENYLLQNNTSKILYNSIKDLPILDAHNHGDVKEIVEDKGWDDIWQVEGATDHYVWELMRKRGVPEEKITGNASNKEKWMALAEVFPVFVGNPTYEWIHLDLKRRFKIEDTISKYTAEKIWQDTSLLLKSESMKPQQLLKEMNVEIMCTTNDPTEDLSYHEKAKDIGGIKILPTWRPDKAMNIEKENWKDFVEKLGEITKENVERFDGFLNALYKTHKKFEEFGGVSSDHGIFEPISYPVEKERVKEIYVKALSNKELTKQEISDFKSFMFYEFGTMNAESNWVMQLHIGAVRDYRDKLYNTLGPDTGGDISTSNVDLANGLKYFLNQFDEKLKVVLYCLDPSLFPTVATIARAFPNVSLGAPWWFNDSPFGMEMYLKYISTIDLLSDLAGWVTDSRKLISYGSRTEMFRRELSNVVGEMVEKGQIPIREAFDLVRDISYFRPKRLFFEKI is encoded by the coding sequence ATGTCTTTTTTGGATGAAAATTATTTACTACAAAACAACACTTCGAAGATCTTGTATAATTCAATTAAAGATCTCCCTATCTTAGATGCTCACAATCACGGGGATGTGAAGGAGATCGTTGAGGACAAAGGTTGGGATGACATATGGCAAGTTGAAGGAGCGACCGATCATTATGTTTGGGAATTAATGAGAAAAAGAGGTGTCCCCGAAGAAAAAATAACTGGAAATGCTTCAAATAAGGAAAAGTGGATGGCTTTGGCTGAAGTTTTCCCTGTGTTCGTTGGCAATCCTACATACGAATGGATACACCTCGATCTAAAAAGAAGGTTTAAAATAGAAGATACCATTTCAAAGTATACGGCTGAAAAGATATGGCAAGATACCTCTCTATTACTAAAAAGCGAAAGTATGAAACCTCAACAATTATTAAAAGAAATGAACGTAGAAATAATGTGTACAACAAATGATCCAACAGAGGATCTCTCATACCATGAAAAAGCTAAAGATATTGGGGGAATAAAAATTCTTCCCACTTGGAGACCCGACAAAGCTATGAACATTGAAAAAGAAAATTGGAAGGATTTTGTAGAAAAGTTAGGAGAAATAACAAAAGAAAATGTTGAACGTTTTGATGGGTTTTTAAATGCTCTTTACAAAACACACAAAAAATTTGAAGAATTTGGCGGTGTTTCGAGTGATCATGGTATATTTGAACCGATTTCATACCCAGTTGAAAAAGAAAGAGTAAAAGAAATATATGTAAAAGCACTTTCAAATAAAGAGTTAACGAAACAAGAAATTTCAGACTTCAAATCCTTTATGTTTTACGAATTTGGGACGATGAATGCTGAAAGCAATTGGGTTATGCAATTACATATTGGTGCGGTGCGAGATTATAGAGACAAGTTATATAATACTTTGGGGCCAGACACCGGAGGAGATATTTCAACTAGCAACGTTGACTTGGCAAATGGGTTAAAATACTTTTTAAACCAATTTGATGAAAAATTGAAAGTTGTTTTGTACTGTTTGGATCCATCGCTATTTCCAACCGTTGCCACAATAGCAAGGGCCTTTCCAAACGTTAGCCTTGGAGCACCTTGGTGGTTCAACGACAGCCCCTTTGGAATGGAGATGTATTTAAAATATATATCCACCATTGACCTTCTTAGCGACTTAGCGGGTTGGGTAACAGATTCAAGAAAGCTAATCTCCTACGGTTCAAGGACAGAGATGTTCAGAAGAGAGTTGTCTAACGTGGTTGGTGAAATGGTAGAAAAAGGTCAAATACCTATCAGGGAAGCATTTGATTTGGTGAGAGATATTAGTTACTTTAGACCAAAAAGGTTGTTTTTTGAAAAAATTTAG
- a CDS encoding Gfo/Idh/MocA family protein gives MNKVYFAVVGIRNFAAEHIKFIKQLENEGEIKLAGIVVEDRRKNFDLEKKFKKEGVEIFYSYDDLLKNARDFVDVITLPTAIHTHSEMAIKAMKYGYNVLLEKPPAATVQEVDKIIEAEKETGKFCSIGFHMIHSRSIRKLKEIILQGKLGQIKEISCKAIWPRYRSYYTRNEWAGKSIYNGHIILDGPINNALAHYLNNMLYLIGPSMNESIDLETVRAELYRAHTYIETEDTSCIEAKAINGTKIHFYVTHASNKKLDPYMVIEGTKGKAYWDFSEKTTILLNNGEKIEFDNEGIDPHLEVFRIVAKKHLGVIDELYSTPKNSRPFVVAVNGAYDSAEKIVPIPKNFIKEYEEENEYKTVLNNIDEIIDEAFEKKVLFSDIGITWARATKEIKVKEYKSFNPFLKKDA, from the coding sequence ATGAATAAAGTTTATTTTGCAGTAGTAGGAATTAGAAACTTTGCAGCAGAACATATCAAGTTTATAAAACAATTAGAAAATGAGGGAGAAATCAAATTAGCAGGAATAGTGGTAGAAGATCGAAGGAAAAATTTTGACCTTGAGAAAAAATTTAAAAAAGAAGGAGTAGAGATTTTCTACTCGTATGATGACCTTCTAAAAAACGCTCGAGATTTTGTAGATGTAATCACACTACCGACTGCCATTCATACTCATAGCGAAATGGCAATAAAAGCTATGAAATACGGATATAATGTTTTATTAGAGAAACCTCCAGCTGCTACCGTTCAAGAAGTAGATAAAATTATAGAAGCAGAGAAAGAAACGGGAAAGTTTTGTTCGATAGGTTTTCATATGATTCATTCGAGATCTATCAGAAAGTTGAAAGAAATTATTTTGCAAGGAAAATTAGGGCAAATTAAAGAAATCAGTTGTAAAGCTATATGGCCAAGATATCGTTCATATTATACCAGAAATGAATGGGCCGGTAAAAGTATATACAACGGACATATTATATTAGATGGACCTATAAATAACGCTTTAGCCCATTACTTAAACAATATGCTTTACTTAATAGGTCCTAGTATGAACGAATCAATCGATCTTGAAACTGTGAGGGCAGAATTATATAGAGCTCACACTTACATTGAAACAGAAGATACTTCATGTATAGAAGCTAAAGCAATTAATGGTACAAAGATACATTTCTATGTAACTCATGCTTCAAATAAAAAATTAGATCCCTATATGGTAATCGAAGGAACAAAAGGGAAAGCCTATTGGGATTTTTCTGAAAAAACAACAATACTTTTAAATAATGGGGAAAAAATAGAGTTTGATAATGAAGGAATAGACCCTCATTTAGAAGTCTTTAGAATTGTAGCTAAAAAGCATTTGGGTGTTATAGATGAATTATATTCCACACCAAAAAATTCACGACCATTTGTAGTAGCTGTAAATGGTGCCTACGACTCGGCTGAAAAAATTGTTCCTATACCAAAAAATTTCATAAAAGAATATGAAGAAGAAAATGAATATAAAACTGTTTTAAATAATATTGATGAAATAATAGATGAAGCCTTTGAAAAGAAAGTCCTTTTTTCAGATATAGGAATCACATGGGCTCGTGCAACAAAAGAAATAAAAGTCAAAGAATATAAGTCTTTCAACCCATTTTTGAAAAAAGATGCTTAG
- a CDS encoding response regulator transcription factor: MKILVVEDEEKLANIIKRGLTEEGYCIDVVYDGEEAENYAKYSSYDLIILDIMLPKKDGITVCQNLRKENINTPILMLTAKDSVGDRVKGLDSGADDYLVKPFDFDELFARVRSLLRRESFTRNPILKVGDLTLNTLTREVWMGEKKLKLTPKEYNILEYFMRNPRIVVTRTILEEKMWDIDFEGNSNVIDVYIRRLRKKIGDKEGKILETVRGAGYRLTVS, encoded by the coding sequence ATGAAAATTCTTGTTGTTGAGGATGAAGAAAAACTTGCTAATATAATAAAAAGGGGACTTACGGAAGAAGGATACTGTATCGACGTTGTTTACGATGGAGAAGAAGCAGAAAACTATGCAAAATATTCTTCATACGATTTGATAATTTTAGATATAATGCTACCAAAAAAAGATGGGATAACCGTTTGTCAAAATTTAAGGAAAGAAAATATCAATACTCCAATATTGATGCTAACTGCAAAAGATAGTGTGGGAGACAGAGTTAAGGGTTTAGATTCCGGAGCAGACGATTATTTGGTAAAACCTTTTGATTTCGATGAATTATTTGCAAGGGTTAGATCTCTGCTAAGAAGAGAAAGTTTTACCCGCAACCCGATTCTTAAAGTGGGGGATTTAACTTTAAACACCTTAACAAGAGAGGTTTGGATGGGAGAGAAAAAATTGAAATTAACCCCAAAGGAATACAATATCTTGGAGTATTTTATGAGAAACCCAAGAATAGTAGTTACAAGGACTATTCTTGAGGAAAAGATGTGGGATATCGACTTTGAAGGGAATTCAAACGTTATAGATGTATATATAAGAAGATTGAGAAAGAAAATTGGAGATAAAGAGGGTAAAATTCTAGAAACTGTTAGAGGAGCTGGTTACAGGTTAACGGTATCTTAG
- a CDS encoding ROK family transcriptional regulator, which yields MKKASLSSLKENNAALIFQSLRINGPMTRAKIARETRLMPSTVSYITNLLIHKKVLKEVGSEDVSRVGKKGILLDINYDNFLFIGYDVGSAYSRVIVSSGKGDILYSKRFASEKNDKLLKQIYENIKIVKNKFDIIGIGMAFPGYIDPESGVVIRSHNIDISNFEVKKVMKKEFNLPAYVDHNTIMMARNLISNNSHKEKDFCVINIGPGIGVGIVSNGKILRGYKNAAGELGHVTVNPEGRRCNCGKNGCLETESSSKAIVRNYEEISGKKLECERSCESKLVYELAKKGDENAIKAFERAGKYLGIGIATLVNILNPEKVYIAGGVSNGWEFLKDSIEQSYNQHIFYANKDVTIEVSSIGEYITACGAATYAFEKYVREEIIP from the coding sequence ATGAAAAAAGCATCCTTGTCTTCTTTAAAAGAAAATAATGCAGCACTTATTTTTCAATCATTAAGGATTAATGGCCCTATGACAAGGGCCAAAATTGCAAGAGAAACACGACTCATGCCTTCGACTGTGAGTTATATAACGAACCTTTTAATACATAAAAAGGTCTTGAAAGAAGTTGGAAGTGAGGATGTTTCTCGCGTTGGGAAAAAGGGTATTCTACTTGATATAAACTACGATAATTTCTTGTTTATTGGATATGATGTGGGTTCTGCATACTCAAGGGTTATTGTCTCAAGCGGGAAGGGCGACATCTTATATTCCAAAAGATTCGCCTCAGAGAAAAACGACAAATTGTTGAAGCAGATTTATGAAAATATAAAAATTGTTAAAAACAAATTCGACATAATCGGTATAGGGATGGCTTTTCCTGGTTATATAGACCCAGAAAGTGGTGTGGTTATAAGATCTCACAATATTGATATATCGAACTTTGAGGTTAAAAAGGTGATGAAAAAAGAGTTCAATCTGCCAGCTTACGTGGATCATAACACAATAATGATGGCACGGAACTTAATTTCTAACAATTCCCACAAAGAGAAAGATTTTTGTGTAATCAACATTGGTCCAGGTATAGGAGTAGGGATAGTAAGTAACGGAAAGATATTGAGGGGATATAAGAACGCTGCGGGAGAGTTAGGCCATGTTACGGTTAACCCCGAAGGAAGAAGGTGTAACTGCGGTAAAAATGGTTGTTTGGAAACAGAAAGCTCCAGTAAGGCGATTGTTAGAAATTACGAAGAAATATCCGGGAAAAAATTAGAGTGTGAAAGAAGTTGTGAATCAAAATTGGTGTATGAATTAGCCAAAAAAGGTGATGAAAATGCGATAAAAGCGTTTGAAAGAGCAGGAAAATATTTAGGAATTGGCATTGCTACTTTAGTCAATATTTTAAATCCAGAAAAGGTCTATATAGCAGGTGGAGTGTCAAATGGGTGGGAATTTCTCAAAGACTCCATTGAACAAAGTTACAACCAGCATATATTTTACGCAAATAAAGATGTAACTATTGAAGTTTCTTCGATAGGAGAATATATAACAGCTTGCGGGGCTGCGACTTATGCCTTCGAAAAATATGTAAGGGAAGAAATAATACCATGA
- a CDS encoding glycoside hydrolase family 28 protein, protein MICVSSSSKVINAVDTQDDWNRASEIIQSVQRPKISEKKFVITDFRAANDGVADARSAIIKAIDAASDNGGGRVVIPAGEWYCKGPIHLKSNIELHVAEGAHLLFSPYAKDYLPVVLTKYEGTRLYNYSPLIYARNVHDVAITGKGVIDGNKDSEFLCFLDKHNSDVAFLRQMGSEGVPVEERIFGEGHFLRPCMIQFYDAERVLLKDYTVVNSPFWVNHLNYTNHAFVSGINVDTHNANNDGIDIESSSYVIVEKSKFQTGDDSVVVKSGRDYDGRQVGIPSKNIVVYQNDMGGEDGVALGSEMSGGIRNVFFTDNILRNGTSAFRFKSNLDRGGVVENIRVRNMEIDTFERLFWFQMNYPGELGGYYPSIYKNIVFENITVKNVETVFESHAPKGFPLQDVVLKNIIIKNVESDNPIILENAKNICFENVKLNDQYINATIDWY, encoded by the coding sequence ATGATTTGCGTTTCATCTTCATCTAAAGTCATAAATGCAGTAGATACACAGGATGATTGGAATAGGGCTTCAGAAATTATTCAATCAGTACAAAGACCAAAAATTTCTGAAAAAAAATTTGTTATCACAGATTTTCGTGCAGCAAATGATGGTGTTGCTGATGCTCGCTCTGCTATTATAAAAGCAATTGATGCAGCAAGTGATAATGGAGGTGGACGTGTAGTTATACCAGCAGGGGAGTGGTATTGTAAAGGTCCCATTCATTTAAAAAGTAATATTGAGTTGCATGTAGCTGAAGGTGCACATCTTTTATTTAGTCCATATGCAAAAGATTATTTACCTGTTGTACTTACTAAATATGAAGGAACTAGATTATATAACTATTCTCCATTAATTTATGCAAGAAATGTTCATGATGTAGCAATTACAGGTAAAGGTGTAATAGACGGAAATAAGGATAGTGAATTTTTATGTTTTTTAGATAAACATAATTCAGACGTTGCGTTTTTGCGTCAAATGGGATCTGAAGGGGTACCTGTAGAAGAACGTATTTTCGGTGAAGGTCATTTTCTTAGACCATGTATGATTCAATTTTATGATGCAGAACGTGTTTTGCTAAAAGATTATACAGTAGTGAATTCTCCCTTTTGGGTTAATCACTTAAATTACACTAATCATGCATTTGTCAGTGGGATTAATGTAGATACCCATAACGCAAATAACGATGGAATTGATATTGAATCAAGCTCATATGTTATTGTGGAAAAATCAAAGTTCCAAACAGGAGATGATTCAGTAGTTGTTAAGTCAGGGCGTGATTATGATGGCCGACAGGTTGGAATACCTAGTAAAAATATTGTAGTTTATCAAAATGATATGGGCGGCGAAGATGGGGTTGCACTTGGTAGTGAAATGTCTGGTGGTATTCGTAATGTATTCTTTACTGATAATATTTTAAGAAATGGAACTTCAGCATTCAGGTTCAAGTCTAATCTTGATCGTGGAGGTGTGGTTGAAAACATTCGAGTCCGCAATATGGAAATTGATACATTTGAACGTCTTTTCTGGTTTCAAATGAACTATCCAGGTGAATTAGGCGGATACTATCCAAGTATTTATAAGAATATTGTATTTGAGAATATTACTGTAAAAAATGTAGAAACGGTATTTGAGTCACATGCACCAAAGGGGTTCCCTCTGCAGGATGTTGTACTGAAAAATATCATAATCAAGAATGTAGAAAGTGATAATCCAATTATTTTAGAGAACGCTAAGAATATTTGTTTTGAAAATGTAAAGCTCAATGATCAGTATATAAACGCTACTATTGATTGGTATTAA
- a CDS encoding tagaturonate epimerase family protein → MFTILPKKGISLGLGDRIGIATTGHIKVAKKYNFFPVFAQQSIRELNFTGRTFTDVRKDVLNALIEENYVGNSGFDGDHLKSDEEIQYALDSGITMLTLDCSEHMNKDSSIKDQIFEQFYNKSFFVNDMPIEYSDKNELNEIVSIYASVIERVIDVWNKFPKVNKKEVSFEVSVDETDVPTDEKTHFLISKYINDEGVKIDTLAPRFPGEFQKGIDYIGNVQEFKKSLIKQEKIAKYFGYRLSIHSGSDKFSIYPIIGEVTQGNYHLKTSGTSFLEAIKVVAQKDPEFFKKIWQTCLDKREEMDKYYHLSCNPFSVPKDLSPTEYLKNPDARQTLHVSYMFVLNPQYDFREKFFEILTKYQNEYHENVANHIEKHVKELKIEETIHKQKK, encoded by the coding sequence ATGTTTACAATTTTACCGAAGAAAGGGATTTCTCTGGGTCTTGGAGATAGAATAGGGATTGCAACCACGGGCCATATAAAAGTTGCAAAAAAATACAACTTCTTTCCTGTTTTCGCACAACAAAGTATTAGGGAGTTAAATTTTACAGGAAGAACGTTTACTGATGTAAGAAAAGACGTACTAAACGCGCTTATTGAAGAAAATTATGTTGGAAACAGTGGATTTGATGGAGATCATTTGAAAAGTGACGAGGAGATTCAATATGCTTTAGATTCGGGAATTACAATGTTGACTTTGGATTGCTCAGAGCATATGAATAAAGATTCTTCTATAAAAGACCAAATATTTGAACAATTTTATAACAAAAGCTTTTTTGTAAACGATATGCCCATAGAATATTCAGATAAAAACGAATTGAATGAAATTGTTTCAATTTATGCCAGCGTTATCGAAAGAGTTATAGATGTATGGAACAAATTTCCAAAGGTAAATAAAAAAGAAGTATCTTTTGAAGTTTCAGTTGACGAGACAGATGTTCCAACAGATGAAAAAACACACTTTTTGATCTCTAAATATATCAACGATGAAGGAGTAAAAATAGATACACTAGCCCCGCGCTTCCCTGGGGAGTTTCAAAAAGGTATTGACTATATAGGAAATGTACAAGAGTTTAAAAAGTCTCTTATCAAACAAGAGAAAATAGCCAAATACTTTGGATATAGGCTTTCCATTCATTCTGGTAGCGATAAATTCTCCATTTATCCTATAATAGGTGAAGTTACTCAAGGAAATTACCACCTAAAAACATCTGGAACCAGCTTCCTTGAAGCTATTAAGGTTGTAGCTCAGAAAGATCCAGAATTCTTCAAAAAAATCTGGCAAACATGTCTTGATAAAAGAGAAGAGATGGATAAATATTACCATCTTTCCTGTAACCCATTCTCTGTTCCAAAAGATTTATCCCCAACAGAGTACCTCAAAAATCCAGATGCAAGGCAAACACTGCATGTTTCATATATGTTCGTTTTGAACCCACAATACGATTTCAGAGAAAAGTTCTTTGAGATCCTTACAAAATACCAAAATGAATACCATGAAAACGTTGCAAACCATATAGAAAAACATGTAAAAGAACTTAAAATTGAAGAAACAATTCATAAACAGAAAAAATAA
- a CDS encoding PepSY domain-containing protein, which translates to MTKRLLGTLIIVTFLISGFVFAQLPEQPPATSEEPGELVGVPIDQLIQTVKATIPEGTLVSITADKGLFGKDKGTYTFKFDDGTEVQVDKQTGEILSTKEGQTPSEETLNLLSMVNISLEEAVKTVVSAYPENVFQSAKIEADETGNPVYTIELSDLTVKVNPSNGEIISPEGEVEMPQPTESMPSESGTSTEESTPGEFEAPLNENF; encoded by the coding sequence ATGACCAAAAGACTATTAGGAACACTGATTATAGTGACTTTTCTAATCAGTGGATTCGTGTTTGCTCAGTTACCTGAACAACCACCTGCAACATCAGAAGAACCAGGAGAATTAGTGGGAGTTCCAATAGATCAACTAATACAAACCGTCAAAGCCACAATACCGGAAGGAACCCTAGTTTCTATAACTGCTGATAAAGGACTTTTCGGTAAAGATAAAGGCACTTACACTTTCAAATTTGACGATGGAACAGAAGTTCAAGTGGACAAACAAACCGGAGAAATATTGTCCACGAAGGAAGGGCAAACTCCATCTGAAGAAACTTTGAACCTCTTATCTATGGTAAACATATCTTTAGAGGAAGCTGTAAAAACTGTTGTAAGTGCATATCCCGAAAATGTGTTTCAATCAGCAAAGATAGAAGCAGATGAAACAGGTAACCCTGTTTACACAATTGAACTCTCTGACTTAACAGTGAAAGTGAATCCATCTAATGGTGAAATAATTTCTCCTGAAGGAGAAGTAGAGATGCCACAACCCACTGAAAGTATGCCGAGCGAATCAGGGACTTCCACTGAAGAAAGTACTCCCGGAGAATTTGAAGCTCCACTAAATGAAAACTTCTAA
- the aglA gene encoding alpha-glucosidase AglA, with the protein MPVKISFIGAGSVRYTVKLVGDLAKTKELNGSLISFMDIDEERLNAVDNLAKRYTEEIGGNLKFEKTTNREESLKDADFVINTALYRAPGHEDGYVSYEIMRDVAEKYGYYRGIDSQEFNMVSDYYTFTNYNHLNLSLNIAKSIEKICPNAWLIQTANPVFEITQLIKKLTNVKVVGFCHGVGGVHEVLKTLGLEENETDWQVAGVNHGIWLNRFLYKGEEAYPILDKWIEEESNNWEPKDPWDTHLAPAVIDMYKFYGLLPIGDTTRNSTWKHHHSLQAKKKWYGKFGGIDNEVERPKFYEELRQIKRMIIQVSKDPSIKITENWPEEFPKEKMSGEQQIPFINALTNDVEARLFLNILNNGTIKNIPDDVVVEVPVKVNKNGISPEKIQPDLPEKIKNYYIIPRITRMEMALEAFITGDRNILEEVLVRDPRTKNYDDIPKLWDEIFDLPFNKEMKEHYGR; encoded by the coding sequence ATGCCAGTTAAAATTTCTTTTATAGGAGCAGGTAGTGTTAGGTACACAGTAAAATTAGTAGGAGATTTAGCAAAAACAAAGGAATTAAACGGAAGCTTAATCTCTTTCATGGACATAGACGAAGAGCGATTAAATGCCGTAGATAACCTCGCTAAAAGATACACCGAAGAAATAGGTGGTAACCTTAAATTTGAAAAAACTACCAACCGTGAAGAATCATTGAAAGATGCAGACTTTGTTATAAACACAGCATTATATAGGGCACCAGGCCATGAAGATGGTTATGTAAGTTATGAAATCATGCGTGATGTTGCAGAAAAATATGGTTACTACAGAGGAATAGATAGTCAAGAATTCAACATGGTATCGGATTATTATACATTCACAAACTACAATCATTTAAACTTATCACTAAATATAGCCAAATCAATTGAAAAAATATGTCCGAATGCATGGCTTATACAAACCGCTAACCCTGTTTTCGAAATTACACAATTGATTAAAAAGCTTACCAATGTAAAAGTAGTAGGCTTTTGTCATGGGGTTGGAGGTGTCCACGAAGTTCTTAAAACTTTAGGATTAGAAGAAAACGAAACTGATTGGCAGGTAGCTGGAGTGAACCACGGAATTTGGCTGAACAGATTTTTATACAAGGGCGAAGAGGCTTACCCAATCTTAGACAAATGGATAGAAGAAGAATCAAACAATTGGGAACCAAAAGATCCTTGGGATACTCATTTAGCTCCAGCGGTTATCGATATGTACAAATTCTATGGATTATTGCCCATAGGAGATACAACTAGAAACAGCACATGGAAACATCATCATAGTTTACAAGCAAAAAAGAAATGGTATGGAAAGTTCGGGGGGATAGACAACGAAGTTGAAAGACCGAAGTTCTATGAAGAATTACGTCAAATAAAAAGAATGATAATTCAAGTTTCGAAAGATCCAAGTATCAAAATAACAGAAAACTGGCCTGAAGAATTCCCAAAAGAAAAAATGAGTGGTGAACAACAGATACCTTTTATAAACGCATTAACTAACGATGTTGAAGCAAGATTATTCTTGAATATCTTGAATAATGGAACGATAAAAAATATTCCTGACGATGTAGTTGTAGAAGTCCCTGTAAAAGTTAACAAAAATGGAATTTCTCCTGAAAAGATACAACCGGATCTACCAGAAAAGATTAAAAATTACTATATAATTCCTAGAATTACAAGAATGGAAATGGCGTTAGAAGCCTTTATAACAGGAGATAGAAATATCTTAGAAGAAGTGTTGGTAAGAGATCCAAGAACCAAAAATTACGATGATATTCCTAAATTGTGGGATGAAATATTCGATCTTCCATTTAACAAGGAAATGAAGGAACATTATGGAAGATAA
- a CDS encoding glycerol-3-phosphate acyltransferase produces the protein MRFFISLVASYLIGSIPWSFIFAKIFSGKDIRKEGTKNVGATNAWKIAGPVAGILSFTGDSTKGVLAILIGFLLGIGKNWWPLLALVAIIGHSWSIWLKGKGGVGVAAAVGSFVVLFPLESAAFGILAGTLWLTFGKGIMFVLSFLWPFVILIGYLRGTMDLLGTVLTIILVAWLFIKGWENLKRAFQEVKEPLKDNFVRRKIWRYMGLLFPALAYPLWGPVVFRYIVVIAGLIAFSLELIRKYSKSINEFLKKIFKPVGKSDEAHKISGTSYFLMGSAIAGLFPVPYSLISIVMLALGDSWAVLVGKKWGKHQWLKGKTVEGSLACFFISFASGTVYMNLIGLPISYVSLIVGALSATVVEGFGSWLNDNLTIAPMAAFFMWFVNI, from the coding sequence ATGAGATTTTTTATCTCGTTGGTTGCGAGTTATCTTATCGGTTCGATACCATGGAGTTTTATTTTTGCAAAAATTTTTTCTGGAAAGGATATTAGAAAAGAAGGAACTAAAAATGTCGGCGCAACTAACGCCTGGAAAATAGCCGGACCTGTAGCAGGTATATTATCTTTTACAGGAGATTCTACCAAAGGGGTTTTGGCTATTTTAATTGGTTTTTTGCTTGGTATAGGTAAGAATTGGTGGCCATTACTTGCTTTAGTAGCAATAATAGGTCATTCTTGGTCTATTTGGCTGAAGGGTAAGGGTGGTGTTGGGGTAGCAGCCGCTGTGGGATCTTTTGTTGTTTTGTTTCCGTTAGAGTCTGCCGCCTTTGGTATATTAGCTGGAACGTTATGGCTTACTTTTGGTAAGGGGATAATGTTCGTTTTGTCATTTTTGTGGCCCTTTGTTATTTTGATAGGATATTTGAGAGGTACTATGGATTTATTGGGTACTGTTTTGACTATTATTTTGGTGGCTTGGCTTTTTATTAAAGGTTGGGAGAATTTGAAAAGAGCTTTCCAAGAGGTAAAAGAACCTTTAAAAGATAATTTTGTTAGAAGAAAGATCTGGCGTTATATGGGTCTTTTGTTCCCGGCGCTTGCTTACCCACTTTGGGGTCCTGTAGTTTTTAGATATATTGTTGTAATTGCTGGTTTAATAGCTTTTTCTCTTGAATTAATAAGAAAATACTCAAAAAGTATAAATGAGTTTTTGAAGAAAATTTTTAAACCTGTTGGAAAAAGCGATGAGGCTCATAAAATTTCCGGAACAAGTTATTTTCTTATGGGTTCAGCTATTGCGGGATTGTTCCCCGTTCCATATTCTTTGATCTCTATTGTGATGTTAGCACTGGGAGATTCTTGGGCTGTACTGGTCGGGAAAAAGTGGGGTAAACATCAATGGTTGAAAGGGAAGACGGTGGAAGGGAGTTTAGCGTGTTTTTTCATTTCTTTTGCATCGGGAACTGTTTACATGAATTTGATCGGGTTACCAATTAGTTATGTGAGTTTGATTGTGGGTGCTCTTTCGGCAACTGTGGTGGAAGGGTTTGGTAGTTGGTTAAACGATAATTTGACGATAGCTCCAATGGCAGCTTTTTTCATGTGGTTTGTTAATATTTAA